Proteins encoded within one genomic window of Gallus gallus isolate bGalGal1 chromosome 1, bGalGal1.mat.broiler.GRCg7b, whole genome shotgun sequence:
- the LOC121110003 gene encoding translation initiation factor IF-2-like isoform X1 → MISSGTGEGGGEAANKNGEAKWLRALGRPCPPPARGEGAPGKPRPDPLRSAPRGGPGPGVPGSAARSARGLRGRRAGGTAPAATTPPPAPERPAVPRTPRRSAPEAARKGERRSAKPGSPLLPSPGGSAAPSGRPPAAASPRPAARAILEAHTHALAHARSHTRTERGFRRSQRHGRARGGGAGEGKRSGARTAPRHRRPPTFPAQRLQRNPCQHRAFGRGGRRQGWDGGVGAVRPCLRVCLCSQAERVSQAVFLHVSHQHPGRGTGAKMLALKWNRSAFTADSTASPVESRGDGQGQKEKQQHVKRTGER, encoded by the exons ATGATAAGCTCGGGGACCGGGGAAGGGGGCGGGGAGGCGGCCAATAAGAACGGAGAGGCAAAATGGCTGCGAGCCCTCGGGCGGCCCtgcccgcccccggcccgcgGGGAGGGAGCCCCGGGGAAGCCCCGGCCCGATCCACTCCGCTCCGCTCCGAGGGGCGGCCCAGGGCCGGGGGTCCCCGGCTCCGCGGCGAGGAGCGCCCGAGGACTGCGGGGACGCCGCGCCGGCGGCACCGCGCCGGCAGCCACGacgccccccccggccccggaGCGCCCCGCGGTTCCCCGCACGCCCCGCCGCAGCGCTCCGGAGGCGGCGAGGAAGGGGGAGCGCAGATCGGCGAAGCCCGgctcccccctcctcccatccccCGGCGGCAGCGCGGCCCCCTCCGGCCGCCCACCCGCCGCGGCATCTCCCCGCCCGGCCGCCCGCGCCATTTTAGAGGCGCACACACACGCGCTCGCCCACGCTCGCTCGCACACACGCACGGAGCGAGGTTTCCGCCGGAGCCAACGGCACGGCCGGGCCCgcggcgggggggcgggggaggggaaGCGGAGCGGCGCTCGCACGGCCCCGCGGCACCGCAG gCCGCCGACATTCCCCGCTCAGAGGCTGCAGCGTAATCCCTGCCAACATCGCGCCTTCGGACGCGGTGGAAGGAGGCAGGGATGGGATGGCGGTGTTGGGGCCGTGCGGCCCTGTTTACGTGTGTGCCTTTGCTCCCAGGCGGAGCGCGTTTCGCAAGCGGTGTTCCTGCACGTGTCACACCAACACCCCGGCAGAGGGACGGGGGCTAAAATGCTTGCACTAAAATGGAACCGGAGCGCTTTCACCGCTGACAGCACGGCATCCCCCGTGGAGAGCCGTGGGGACGGCCAAGgccagaaggaaaaacagcagcacgTAAAGAGGACTGGAGAAAGATAG